The genomic stretch AACGCATCGAAATCAAAACAAGCAACAAGTCGTAAAAAAATGCTCGAAAAAATCACGCTGGAAGATATTCAACCTTCTAGTCGTCGTTACCCTTTCATTCAGTTCAAACCAGACCGTGAAGTTGGAAATGACCTTCTAACAGTAACAAACTTGTCTAAAACAATCGATGGTGTGAAGATTCTTGATAATCTTTCTTTCTCGATTAATCGAAATGACAAAGTTGCTTTAGTTGGCGATGATGAGGTTGCTAAAACAGTTCTTTTCCAAATCCTTGCTGGTGAAATGGAACCTGATGAGGGTAGTTATAAATGGGGAATTACAACAAGCCAAAGCTATTTCCCGAAAGATAACTCAGAGTTCTTTGAAGAAAACGACATGAGTCTTGTAGAATGGTTACGTCAATTCTCTCCAGAAGATGACAGTGAAGCATTCTTACGCGGCTTCCTTGGTCGTATGCTATTCAGTGGCGATGAAGTACTTAAAAAAGTACGCGTCTTATCTGGTGGAGAAAAAGTTCGTTGTATGTTATCCAAAATGATGCTTTCAGGTTCTAACGTTCTTTTACTAGACGAACCTACTAACCACTTGGACTTAGAATCCATTACAGCATTGAATAACGGCTTGGAAGCATTTAAAGGCGCAATGATTTTTGCTTCTCATGATCATCAGTTATTACAAACAATCGCAACGCGCATCATTAACTTATCAAAAGACCAATTTTACAATAAAGAAATTTCTTATGATGAGTATCTAAAAGAAGTAATGAACGTAGCAGAATAATGACAAAAAAACAATATCCCATTTTCGGGATATTGTTTTTATTTTAGTTCGATTTTGCCAGTTTCTGTCGTGATTGGTGTGGATGAATCTTTCAGATAGCTTAGAAAACTATAAGAAATCCATGAAATATCAGAAACTTTGTCTAAATTATCTACGGGAAAAACGATTTTTCCTTTGGCAGTTTCGCCAGGCTTAATTTCAGTTGTATCAAAATTAGATAAAACAGCGTCTCCTCCATTTAAATCTAACTTGTTTGCCTCTAGTTGTCCTTGGTTTGGATAGGTTTCGAGAGTTTTAACTGCATTGTTGGTAATTTCTAAAGCGATAGTAATACTACCGTCTACTGGCTTACTTGCGGATGTTGAATAAGTTTCTTTTTTTTCGACCGTCACAGTAGTGATTTTTTTCTTAATATTATCTGCGGAATCTTCAAAGTTAACTTTATACGTCTTCGTTTCTTCTGGGGTAGCTTGACTTGTTCCTTTAGAAGAATAATTAAACACATCATTTTGTACTTGCTGATAATGTGAAAAACTAACAATGATACCAATAATGGAGCCAACCATTAATAACATCCCTGCACTAGTTAAAATAGCTCCAATCTTCCGTCTGGCTGGGAAAAATAAAATTACGATACCTGCGATAAAAATTAAGAAAGCACATATTCCGGCAATGATCCAAATTTCCATCTTATTTGCTCCTTTTATGCGAATTTCTCCCTCACTATAACATATTTAGCCTCTAGTTCAAAGCAGTTAAGTCACTTGCTGGAGATGGATAGGCAAATATAACAGATTGTAAATCAGCCAAAGTTAGATTAGCTTTCATTAAGATGGCAACGTAATTTATCATATAATCTGCTTCTTCACTAAGAAAATGAGCGCCTTTGATTTGCCCCGACTCTCTATCTTCAATGATTTTTGCGAGCGCAATTTGTTCATTGGTTCGTTTATAAGTATACCAATTTGTTGTGTCGTGATTTTTAATTTGATATTTTTCTGGATGCGCTTTTGCTTCTTCTGCGCTTATACCAATGCTTGCCAGTTTGGGGCTCGTAAAAACGACGCTTGGTATTGCTGGATAAATCATTTTTTCGTCGCCGCCAATGACATTTTTAGCAACAAATGCTGCTTCCATGCTGACAACGGGTGTTAAAGGTGCTCCTTTTGTTGCCGCGACATCGCCACATGCGTAGATATGAGGGTTATTAGTGGTTTGAAGTTTTTCATTAACGATAATGCCTTTTTTAGTGTAGTCAATGTTGGCATTTTCCAATGATAAATGCGCGATATTTGGTTTTCTACCAGTTGCCCCAATAATTAAATCTGTCTGTAATGAAAATCCATCTTTGCCATGAATATGCAGTTTTTCCCCCTTATTTTCAACCTTCGTAATATCTGTGTCAAAATGGAAATGGATACCTTCTTCTTTCATATTGGACACTAATGCAGCCACGAAATCAGGATCAAATTTTTTTAAAGGTTCACTATTATGGTGGATAATATGCACTTCTCTCCCTGTTGCGAGTGCTATGGAGGCAAATTCAAATGAAATATAGCCACCACCAATAAACACGACAGAATCAGGGAGTTTTTCAAGTGATAAAAAATCATCACTGGTTTGAATGTATTCTTGCCCTTCTACTTTTAACGTGCTTGGTGTTGCTCCTGTTGCGATGACAATTTTATTAGCTTGTATTAAATCATCGCCGACTTGTAAGGAATGGGAATCTTGGAAACTAGCTGCACCAAAGAATGTTTCAATCCCGGCTTCTTGAAAGTTTTCCAAACGACTTTCTGGCACATTCTCAACAAAAGTTTCTTTAAATGCCATTAAATCTGTCCAGCTAATTGTCGCTGCTTGCTTAATACCTTTGCCGCGAAGTCTGGTAGAAAGATTTCTTGCTTCTCTTGCTCCGACGAGAACTTTTTTAGGGTCGCATCCTCTGAGGACACACGTTCCACCCCAACTCCGCTCCTCTACAATTGCTACTTTTAATCCAGCTGCCTGTGCTTCAAATGCTACCGTTGTACCACTTGCGCCACTTCCGATTATTACTACATCATATGTAAATTTTGCCATTTAAATCACTCCTTCCTAGCTTGTTTTCCCGTCTGATTTCACTTTCAAACGAAAAAAACTGCCACACACGAATGTGTAGCAGTTCATTCTAGACTTCCATAATAATTGGTAAAATCATTGGACGTCGTTTTGTTTGTTCAAATAAGTAGCGATTTAATTGGTCACGAATGTCTTGTTTTAATTTCGCCCATTCAAAGCCGGTTTCTTGAAGATTTTTTTCAACAATTTTTGTAACAACTTTGGAAGATTCTTCAATCAAATGTTCTGATTCTCTCACATAAATAAAGCCACGTGAAATGATTTCTGGTCCTGAAGTAATGGTTTTTGATTTACGATTAAGTGTTACTACAACAATGAAAATCCCGTCTTCTGAGAGCAATTTACGGTCGCGTAGCACGATGTTACCAACATCACCAACACCTAAACCATCAATTAAAGTATTACCAGAGTATACGCGATTACCAGCTGTCATTTTATCATTTTTATATTCTAAAATTTCACCTTTACCTACGATAAATACTTCTGATTTTGCCATACCAACTTCATGAGCTAATTTAGCGTGACTGATTAACATGCGATATTCTCCGTGAACTGGAACAAAATATCTTGGTTTTAATAAGTTAATCATTAATTTTAAATCTTCTTGGCTTGCATGGCCAGAGATGAATAGATTGTTACTCATAGTGAGCACTTTCGCGCCTGCTTTATAGAGCATATCCATTGTTTTAGCCATCATTGTTTCAAGAGATGGTGATGGCGTCGTCGTAATGTAAACAGTATCACCAGGTTTGATGTTGAATTGTGGATGATTTCCTTTAGTCATTAATTGTAATGATTGAATTGGTTCTCCTAGATTACCTGTTTCAATAATAGTAATTTCGTCATCGCTATATTTTTTAAGTTCTTTTAACGGAACAATTAAGTCTTCTTCAATGACGATTTTACCTAAACTGCCAGCAATTTCGAAAACGCGCTCTAATTCTTTACCAACAATAGCGACTTTACGTTTGGTTGCAACGGATGCATCGAGTACTTGTTGTAAGCGAATTAAATTAGAAGCTACACAAGCAACGATAATTCTGCCATCTGCCATTCTAAAAGCATGTCTGATCTCTTCTTCAATTAAACTATCGCTAGACGTTGTTCCAGGGTGCTCAGCCTCTGAACTATCTGAAAGTAAAGCTAGTACCCCTTTTTCGCCAAATTCTGCAATGTGGCTTAAATCAGAAGCATAGCCGTCCTTCGCTGATTGATCGAATTTGAAATCCCCTGTATAAACAATAGATCCTTCGCTTGTTTCAAGAACAATCCCAACAGAATCAGGAATAGTGTGCGTTGTACGGAAAAAGGAAACATCAATTTTTGAAAAGGATAAAGTTGTTTCTTCGTTAACGACATGGAAATTCTTGAAGCGTAGTTTACGGTGTTCTTTAAGTGCTGATTTTGCCAGTGCTATCGTTAATTCTGTACCATAAACTGGTGCTTTGATTTTTTGAAGCAAGTATGGCAATGCTCCAATTGCATCTTCGTGACCGTGTGTTAGGAAAACAGCTTTTACACGATCTTTATTTTCTTCTAAATATTTGAAATCTGGAATAACAATATCAATTCCTAGTAATTCATTTTCTGGGAACATTAAGCCCGCATCTAATATAAAGATATCTTCGTCTATTTCTACTACATATAAATTTTTGCCACTTTCATCGACACCGCCGAGTGGAATGATTTTTATGTTTTTCGCTTTTTTTATTGTCAAAGCGTAGACCTCCTTTGAACTATTTAGAAAGTCCTTCTAATATAGCTTGTAATTTCGTTCCTTGTTCAGCATTCAAATCTACAAGTGGTAGTCTTACAGGCCCAACGCTAATGCCTTGTTGATTGAGTAAATATTTTGTCGGTGCTGGGTTTGGTACAGAGAATAAACCGTTCATGAGTGGCAATAATTCTCGGTGGATTTGAGCAGCTTTTTGAACTTCTCCACGCTCAAATGCTTGAATCATTTCTTGCATTTCATTTCCTACAACATGGCTAGCAACAGAAATAACGCCGTTTCCACCAACTGCAAGGATTGGTAAAGTTAAGCTATCATCCCCACTGTATACTTGGAAATCGTCTGAGGTTTCAGCAATGATTTTACTTATATTATCCAAGTTACCGCTAGATTCTTTTACACCAACAATATTAGGTAATTTTGCTAGGCGGATAATTGTTTCTGGCTCGATATTAACCACACTACGACCCGGAATATTATAGATAACTACAGGTAAATCAGAAGCTTCAGAAACCGCAGCAAAGTGCGCGTATAACCCATCTTGATTTGGTTTATTGTAATACGGTGCAACGATTAAAACAGCGTCAATTCCACCGAGTTCAGCAACTTCTTTTGTAAAAGCAATTGTTTCAGCTGTGTTATTGGAGCCTGTTCCAGCAATTAATTTTGCACGTCCGTCATTTGTTTCAATTACTTGGCGGAATAATTTTATTTTTTCATCATGGGATAAAGTTGGAGATTCGCCAGTTGTTCCAGCGATTACTAAACCGTCTGAGCCATTTTTGATTAAGTGATTCACGAGATGATGAATTCTTTTTTTGCATACTTTATCTTTCTCTGGGTGAATTGGTGTCACCATTGCTGTAATTACTTTCCCTAAATCCATCTTTCATTTCCTCCTTACTTAATTTCCAAACAAAATACGTCATGAAGGGCATTGACTGCTGAAATTAAGTCCTCTTCTTTTACTAATACCCAAATAGTAGTATGACTATCCGCTGATTGTAAAATAGGGATATTTTTTTCAGATAATGCGCCAACGATTTTTGCAGTAACACCGGGAACGCCTGTGATTCCGGCGCCAACAATAGAAACTTTCGCACAAGCTTGTCGTACAGTTGTTTGTAAGTCTGCATCTTCTAATAGTTGTTTTACTACATGAGATTTTTCTTCTGGCACCGTAAAAATGACAGAGTTGGTAGAGATGTTAATGAAATCAAGGCTGATTCCTGCATCTGCTAATATTTTAAAAGCGAGTTGTTGCGCTTTTACCGTATCTGTTTGTACGGATATTTGTGTTAAATTGGTTACATGTGCTACACCGGTTACTATTCGTTCTTTCACGTCAAAATGATCTGAATCATTGGTTAATGAAGTAACAAGTGTTCCAGTGCTTTCCAAATAAGTAGAACGGATTCGCATAGGGATTTTTGCTGTCATCGCGATTTCGACTGCACGTGGATGGATAACTTTTGCTCCTTGGTAAGCCATATTACTTACTTCGTTATAGCTTACTTGTGGAAGTGAACGTGCGTGTTCTACAATACGTGGATCGGCTGTCATCATTCCATCTACATCTGTAAAGATATCAATATAGTCTGCTTGTAACGAAACTCCTAGAGCCGCTGCGGATGTATCACTTCCTCCGCGTCCTAATGTGGAAATATCCCCATTTGCAGTAATACCTTGGAAGCCAGCAACTACAGCTACATCAAGGTTCGTTAATGCATCTTTCAAACGAGCTGTATCCACTTCTGTGATTTTTGCATTTAAATGGTCGTCTGATGTAATGATGCCTGCTTGACCACCAGAAAACGCCTCTGCTTTAATATTTGCTTCTTTTAACATATTGGTAAATACAGATGCTGAAATAGTTTCGCCTACAGAGAGTAAAGTATCTTGTTCTCTTGCTGTTAGCTTTGTATTTTTAGCACCAATAAGTTCTAATAGTGTGTCTGTCGCATAAGGATCTCCGTATCTACCAATGGCTGAAACGACAACAACAACTTTATATCCTTCTTTTAGTACTTGTTTGATATGATTGAATGCCATCAAACGTGATTTTTCATTTTGTACGGATGTTCCGCCAAATTTTTGGACAATAATTTTCATTACTTACACCTCTAAATAATCGCTAGTTTAACTAAACTTTCAGCTATTTGAATCGAATTCCATGCGGCACCTTTTAGTAAGTTGTCAGAAACAATCCACATATGAAAACCTTTAGGATCGTCAATGTCAGCACGAATACGACCAACGAAGACTTCCTTCTTACCTGCAGCTTGAACAGCTTGTGGGTAAACTTGATTTGCTGGGTCATCTTCTAGGACAATACCAGGTGCGTTTTTTAGTTCATTTTGGATTTCTTTAGCAGTTATGCCTTCTTTATCCACTTCGATATAAACACTTTCAGAGTGTCCGCTAACTACTGGGATACGAACGCACGTAGCAGAAACTTTTATTGTGTTGTCTTCCATGATTTTTTTTGTTTCATTGATCATTTTCATTTCTTCGTATGTATAGTCATTCTCTGTGAAAACGTCAATTTGTGGCAATGCATTAAAAGCAATTGGATAATGTTTTTTGTCCCCTTTAACGGGCATGATTTGTGGAGTGAATTCTTTGTTATCTAAAACTGCTCTGCTACCATCTTTTAATTCTTGAATCGCGCTTACACCAGAGCCAGAAACAGCTTGATAAGTGGAAACAATAATACGATTTAAGCCGAATGCTTCTCGAATCGGTTCGAGGGCTGCTACCATCTGAATAGTGGAACAGTTAGGATTAGCAATAATACCCTTATGTGAGAAAAGTGCTTTTTCATTCACTTCTGGAACGACTAAAGGAACTGTTGGATCCATACGATATGCACTCGTGTTATCAATAACGATAGCTCCACGTTTAACTGCTTCTTTCGCAAGTGCTTTCGATACAGAACCACCAGCGCTAAATAAAGCGATATCTACGCCTTCAAAACTTTCAGGTGTGGCTTCTTGAATAGTTACTTCTTCACCACGGAAGGATAGTTTTTTTCCAGCAGAACGAATAGAAGACAAGAATGAAACTTGCTTTATCTTAAAAGTCGCCGCCTCTTCTAGTAATTCAATCATTTGGGTACCAACTGCACCAGTTGCACCTACAACTGCGACATGATAGCTTTTTGTCATAGTTTACAATTCCTCCTTCAATTTAATCCTCGTATTCCTGCCTAAAAACAGAAATCTGGTTAATTTTACACTTACTTTATCATACCATAAACAAAGCCTTTTCGCAGTTTTTTCTACGCATTAGCAACTATTTTTTTAAATTGTTTGTTAGTTTGAAATAAAAAAACCACTTCCAAATAAATGAAAGTGGTTTTTGATTAATTTTCGGTTTGTTCTGATTGTGCTTTCGCAGCAGCTTCTTTGTTGTTAATTGGTTGTTCTACTTTTGAAGTATCTTTTTTCGATTCAGAGCGTTCTTTTTTAAGTTCGAAGTATTTGTCGAATACTTCTTTGGAGATTTTCATATTTGTTTTTTGGTCCGTACCATATGGACGATAAATCCAAGGAACAACAACGGAAATTGCTATTTCCGGTTTTTCCACTGGCGCATAACCGACGAATGTTGTATTCCAAACACTGGCCATTTTGTTACCTTCTTTTGGTCCATCATAGAACGCATCTGCGGTGCCTGTTTTACCAGCGACATCGTAATCACTTGAAGTGAAAACAGTTCTTGCGGTACCTGTTGAACCATGTGTTACTTCATAGAAGCCTTGTTGTACTGTTTTGATATCACTTTCAGAAACACCGATTTTATTTAATACTTTTGGTTCATTAGCTGTTGCAAGTGTTCCGACAGAGTCACCATTAGTACTTGGATTTCTAATTTCTTTTACCATACTAGGAGCGATTCTTGAGCCCCCATTGGCAATAGTAGAAACATATTGAGCCATTTGAAGTGGTGTGTAGGAGTCATATTGTCCGATAGCGAAATCGAGAATTTTACCGATTGTTTGGTCGTCCCCTTTATAACCAGTTTGTTCACCTGGAAGGTCGATGCCAGTTTTTACACCTAGACCGAATTGGTTGTAGTAGTAACGCATATCGTCAAAGGTGCTAAGTGGTGCTCTAAGAGGTCCGTTTGGTACATAGTTTGCGCCACCCATTTTCATTGCAACTTGGTACATATAGGAGTTAGAAGAAATTTCTAAAGCTCCTACAGGGTCAAGTGGTCTATTACCAGCTCCGGTTCTGTTAAACCATGAGCTCTTTGGTTTTGTTCCTTTTAGTACAATTGGTTGGTCAGTGAAAACAGTTTTGTTTGTAATAGCACCGTCCATAATACCACCAAGGATAGTAGAACCTTTGACAGCAGAGCCCATTGCGTAGGCAGTTGTAAATGTACCAAGGGAATAATCTTCAAACTCGCCCTTGTCATTTAGTTTCTGTCCTGCTAATGCAAGGACTTCTCCAGAATATGGATCCATGGCAACAACGAATGCGCGGTCAAATAAATCTGAACCAGCATATTGTTTACCTTGTTTGATGTTTTTTTTGAGAATTTCTTCTACTGCTTTTTGAAATTCAACATCAACAGAAAGAACTAAATCTTTCCCTTTGGAGCCTTCGTATTTGTTGACAGTTTCAATAATATTACCTTTAGAATCAAGTACGCTTTCTGATTGAGATTTTGATCCAGCGAGCACACTTTCATATTGAGCTTCTAGATAGCTTTTACCAACGCGATCATTACGACTATATCCTTGAGATAAGTAGTATTCCGCTTTGTCTTTTGGTAGACCTTCTTTAGCTGTGGAAACAGAACCTAAAATTGAGCGTAAAGTTTCATCATATGTGTAATAACGATTCCAGTCTGTAGTAGTATCTACACCAGGTAAACTGTCCATATTTTCACTGACACGTGCGATTTCTTCGTCTGTTACATCTTTATTTTTCACAACAGATTCAGTCATAGCATATCCAGTTGTCATTTTCTTATAGATGGTTGCTACTTTTAAGTCTTCACTGGTCAAGCTAGCGATATCTTCTTTTGTCACTTTGTCAACTTGGATTTTGTAGGCTTTAGATGAATCAAGCGCTTGTTCTTTCGCTGATAAGCGGTTTAGCGATTCGGTTTGATGCGTTAAAATCCAGTAATCTTTCAAATCACGGTCAGTTAACTTTTCAGGCTCGACAGTAATTAGCTTTTCTAATGTTTGGGCTACATGTAGAGTTTCTGCAGTCTGTGTTTGTTGACTACGTGTGTAAGTAATAGATTTAACCGCTGAATTACCAACCAGCAAATTGTAATTTCGGTCATAAATGCTACCACGTGGTACGTTTTTGGAAACTGTTACGTTATCTGTTTCTTCTAATTGACGTTTGTACGTATCCCCTTGCACAATTTGAACAATACCAAGACGTAAAATTAACACGGAGAATAATATAAAAATAATAAAGAATAGAATATTTAAACGTAGTGGAATGATGGCGCGTTTCTTCTTAGTGGAATCTTTTTTCTTTTTTCTAAAATTTAGTTTCACGCATAGTTACCTCACTTTTCAATAATACCTTTCCCTATTGTAGCTGAAATAACATGATTTTTCCACTGTAAGTTCATTAGAAATTCATTAGAAATAAAAAAAGACCCACCGAAGTGAGTCTTGTGATTATTATTTAGCTGCGTCAAAACGTTTGTTAGCTTCATCCCAGTTAATAACATTCCAAAATGTGTCGATATATTCAGGACGACGATTTTGGAATTTAAGGTAGTAAGCATGTTCCCAAACATCTAAGCCAAGAACAGGTGTTTTGCCATCGCTTAGTGGAGAATCTTGGTTAGCTGTAGAAACGATTTCTAATTTGCCATCATTAACTACTAGCCAAGCCCAGCCAGAACCAAAACGTGCTGCAGCAGCTGCATTGAATTTTTCTTTAAATTCGTCAAAAGTACCGAATTCGCTTTCGATTGCTGCTTTTAAATTACCAGTTGGAGCGCCGCCACCATTTGGGCTAAGAATAGACCAGAATAATGTATGGTTAGCATGACCGCCACCGTGGTTACGGACAGCGCCGCGAATATCTTCAGGAACGCTATCTAAGTTAGCTACTAATTCTTCCACAGATTTGCTTGCAAGTTCAGGATGACCAGCAACCGCTTCATTTAGTTTTGTCACATAAGTATTGTGGTGCTTTGTATAGTGAATTTCCATAGTTTCTTTATCAAAATTCGGCTCCAAAGCATCATAAGTATAAGGTAATTTAGGTAATTCGTAAGTCATTAAAAATTCCTCCTTGTATTGTTTTTACGTGAAAAGAAATGACGTATAAGGCAAAAGTTTCATGTCCTATTTCAATAGAACTACTATCAACCTTAAAAACAGTTTCTTCTTACACCATTTAGCCTACCATGCTCCTGAAATGCTTGCAATTTTTCTGCTCAGTGATGTTTCAACATTGATTTTGCAACCATTTCGAGCTATGATTAAGTTTAGGTGGAAAAAGTACGTTCTTTTGCACATACATGTATCTTTTTCCCTGAAACTCAAAAGTTAAACCATTAGGCGAGGTGTTGAAAAAAGAATGAATATTTTTAAACGCTTCTGGAAGAGTTTATACTCCCCTGCGGATATAGCATCGTTTCGAAATGATAAAATTAGGAAAAGTATCGTGTACATTATTGTTTTATCATTTGTAACATTCCTTCCATTAGCATATTTTACAAACATTACAACAAAAAATGCACTTAAAGTTGGCGAAGAAACTATCACCAATGAAATCCCCGATTTTAAAGTGACTGATGGCAAATTAGTGTTAACAGATAAAAATGCAAAGAATATACCTATCTCGATTGATCAAGATGAACTACATATTTATTTTGATGCTTCTGGAACACTGGATAAGGATGATGTAGATAATAAAATCGCTTCTTATGATAGCGCGGTAGCTTTTCTTTCAGATAGTATTTATATTACTGCAGCTGGTGTTTCGCAATCTGTTAGTTATGACACAGCAGGAATTAGTGATAAGTCAGATTTAGTTCATTTATATAATTCGATTGAGTCTTTAGCTAAATACTTTATTCCAATTGCTTTACTAGTGCTCTTTATCTTTACGTTAGGCTCGGTCTTCTTCCGAGTAGCACTGTATGCACTTTTCGGATTTATCCTTTCTGGATTTGGCCGAACTGGTATCGCCTTCCGCCAAAATTGGATGATTGCTTCTTACAGTATTACCCTGGCAGCAGTTTTCACTATGATTATGGAAGCTTTACAAATTATTGTTCCTTTTGGAATGGAAATTAATATGGTCGTGAGTATGATTTTTGTTTTCCTTGCGATTCGTTCAATTCCTCCAAGCGAGCCTACAATTTTAGAGAAATAAATGATAGCCACTTGCTCACGCAGGTGGCTTTTTTGTGGCATCATTCACGTGATTTTGTTTCATGAAAATGGTATGATAAAAAATAAAAGCTAGTCTAAAGGAGCGGTCTCTTTGAATGAAAGAATCTTTCGCGAAAACACTCGGCCAGTCCAAGTAGGTAATTTAACTATTGGTGGTAGTGAGGAATTAACTATCCAAAGCATGACTACTACAAAGACACATGATGTCGAAGCAACAGTAGCGGAAATTCACCGATTAGAAGAGGTGGGTTGTCAGATTGTGCGAGTTGCTTGTCCTGATGAGCGTGCAGCCAATGCTCTTAGTGCCATCAAGAAAAGGATTCATATTCCTCTTGTGGCAGATATTCATTTTGATTACCGACTAGCACTTAAAGCTATTGATGCAGGTGTTGACAAAATCCGGATTAATCCTGGTAACATCGGTCGCCGTGATCGAGTGGAAAAAGTGGTTAATGCTGCTAAAGCAAAAAATATTCCAATCCGTATTGGGGTTAATGCTGGTAGTTTAGAAAAGAAAATTATTCAAAAATACGGTTACCCTACTGCTGAAGGAATGGTAGAAAGTGCACTTGCCCATATTAAAATTCTCGAAGATTTAGATTTTTATGATATCATTGTTTCTTTGAAAGCTTCTGATGTGAATTTAGCAATTGAAGCTTATGATAAAGCTAGTCGCGCATTTAATTATCCTCTACATCTTGGAATTACAGAATCTGGTACGCAGTTTGCTGGAGGAATAAAAAGTGCTGCTGGTTTAGGAGCGATACTCAGTTTGGGCATTGGAAATACATTACGGGTATCTTTGAGTGCTGATCCTGTGGAAGAGATAAAAGTGGCCCGGGAGGTTTTAAAATCGTTTGGCCTTTCCTCGAATGCCGCCATGCTTATCTCCTGCCCTACTTGCGGTCGAATAGAGATTGATTTGATTCGTATCGCTAATGAAGTGGAAAATTACATAGCAACGATTAAAGCTCCGATTAAAGTAGCCGTGCTTGGCTGTGCGGTCAACGGTCCCGGAGAAGCTCGCGAAGCAGATATCGGAATTGCTGGTTCAAATGGAGAAGGCCTTCTTTTTAGACATGGTAAAATCATCCGAAAAGTACCAGAAGCCATTATGGTAGAAGAACTTAAGAAAGAAATTGATATTTTGGCAGAAGAATATTTTGAAAAGAAAACAGATTTGGAAAGCCTTAGATAATCGTATCGGGGTTTTTGTTTCAAGGGGGATTTTTGTTGGAAAAAGAAAATGAGCTTAGTTTTTATGATGGTGTTAGAGCCTGCCTTCCTACCGTCCTTGGTTATGCTGGGATTGGTATCGCTGCAGGAGTAGTAGGAAAAGCATCCCATTTAAGCCTTTTAGAAGTGACGCTACTTGCGATTATCGTTTATGCAGGTGCGGCGCAATTTATTATTTCTGGTTTGTTATTACTACAAAGTCCGATATCAGCAATCATTTTTACTACTTTTTTAATTAATTCAAGGCATTT from Listeria monocytogenes ATCC 19117 encodes the following:
- a CDS encoding peptidoglycan D,D-transpeptidase FtsI family protein — its product is MKLNFRKKKKDSTKKKRAIIPLRLNILFFIIFILFSVLILRLGIVQIVQGDTYKRQLEETDNVTVSKNVPRGSIYDRNYNLLVGNSAVKSITYTRSQQTQTAETLHVAQTLEKLITVEPEKLTDRDLKDYWILTHQTESLNRLSAKEQALDSSKAYKIQVDKVTKEDIASLTSEDLKVATIYKKMTTGYAMTESVVKNKDVTDEEIARVSENMDSLPGVDTTTDWNRYYTYDETLRSILGSVSTAKEGLPKDKAEYYLSQGYSRNDRVGKSYLEAQYESVLAGSKSQSESVLDSKGNIIETVNKYEGSKGKDLVLSVDVEFQKAVEEILKKNIKQGKQYAGSDLFDRAFVVAMDPYSGEVLALAGQKLNDKGEFEDYSLGTFTTAYAMGSAVKGSTILGGIMDGAITNKTVFTDQPIVLKGTKPKSSWFNRTGAGNRPLDPVGALEISSNSYMYQVAMKMGGANYVPNGPLRAPLSTFDDMRYYYNQFGLGVKTGIDLPGEQTGYKGDDQTIGKILDFAIGQYDSYTPLQMAQYVSTIANGGSRIAPSMVKEIRNPSTNGDSVGTLATANEPKVLNKIGVSESDIKTVQQGFYEVTHGSTGTARTVFTSSDYDVAGKTGTADAFYDGPKEGNKMASVWNTTFVGYAPVEKPEIAISVVVPWIYRPYGTDQKTNMKISKEVFDKYFELKKERSESKKDTSKVEQPINNKEAAAKAQSEQTEN
- a CDS encoding superoxide dismutase; amino-acid sequence: MTYELPKLPYTYDALEPNFDKETMEIHYTKHHNTYVTKLNEAVAGHPELASKSVEELVANLDSVPEDIRGAVRNHGGGHANHTLFWSILSPNGGGAPTGNLKAAIESEFGTFDEFKEKFNAAAAARFGSGWAWLVVNDGKLEIVSTANQDSPLSDGKTPVLGLDVWEHAYYLKFQNRRPEYIDTFWNVINWDEANKRFDAAK
- a CDS encoding DUF1189 domain-containing protein; this encodes MNIFKRFWKSLYSPADIASFRNDKIRKSIVYIIVLSFVTFLPLAYFTNITTKNALKVGEETITNEIPDFKVTDGKLVLTDKNAKNIPISIDQDELHIYFDASGTLDKDDVDNKIASYDSAVAFLSDSIYITAAGVSQSVSYDTAGISDKSDLVHLYNSIESLAKYFIPIALLVLFIFTLGSVFFRVALYALFGFILSGFGRTGIAFRQNWMIASYSITLAAVFTMIMEALQIIVPFGMEINMVVSMIFVFLAIRSIPPSEPTILEK
- the ispG gene encoding flavodoxin-dependent (E)-4-hydroxy-3-methylbut-2-enyl-diphosphate synthase, translated to MNERIFRENTRPVQVGNLTIGGSEELTIQSMTTTKTHDVEATVAEIHRLEEVGCQIVRVACPDERAANALSAIKKRIHIPLVADIHFDYRLALKAIDAGVDKIRINPGNIGRRDRVEKVVNAAKAKNIPIRIGVNAGSLEKKIIQKYGYPTAEGMVESALAHIKILEDLDFYDIIVSLKASDVNLAIEAYDKASRAFNYPLHLGITESGTQFAGGIKSAAGLGAILSLGIGNTLRVSLSADPVEEIKVAREVLKSFGLSSNAAMLISCPTCGRIEIDLIRIANEVENYIATIKAPIKVAVLGCAVNGPGEAREADIGIAGSNGEGLLFRHGKIIRKVPEAIMVEELKKEIDILAEEYFEKKTDLESLR